From the genome of Candidatus Desulfarcum epimagneticum, one region includes:
- a CDS encoding conserved hypothetical protein (Evidence 4 : Unknown function but conserved in other organisms) — protein sequence MNPIAKELNETIRSGNMNVYDMLSEVGQKLFFPKGILSQSAEAKEKAHRINATIGIAKEDGDIMCFPSVKNAMGDVRPEESLTYAPSFGIPALRGAWRKSLFEKNPSLEGKNVSLPVATCGITHSISIFADMWLDPGDVVIAPEMMWGNYNMILNVRKNVRLSHYELFSQNRGLNLEAFENQIKAEASKNKKITVLLNFPQNPSGYTATKEEGEAIVRILTQTAEAGSHVLAVFDDAYFGLFYEDSAMRESLFARLCDAHPRLLAAKLDGATKENYVWGLRVGFVTYGCPADGDPAAFYEALEKKTAGCVRGNISNASHLSQTLVLKSMNSESYAAEKREKYDTLKKRAMKVKEVLKNEKYADAWEPYPFNSGYFMCLKLKTVDAETLRVHLLDQYGVGLISMGKTDLRVAFSCLDEKDVTDLFETIFAGVRDLESGSK from the coding sequence ATGAATCCAATCGCAAAAGAGCTGAACGAGACCATCCGCTCCGGCAACATGAACGTGTATGACATGCTGTCGGAGGTGGGCCAAAAACTTTTTTTCCCAAAGGGAATCCTGTCCCAAAGCGCCGAGGCAAAGGAAAAGGCCCACCGCATCAACGCCACCATCGGCATCGCCAAAGAGGACGGCGACATCATGTGCTTTCCGTCCGTGAAAAACGCCATGGGCGATGTCCGCCCGGAGGAAAGCCTGACCTACGCCCCCTCCTTCGGCATTCCCGCGCTTCGGGGCGCCTGGCGAAAATCCCTGTTTGAAAAAAACCCCTCCCTTGAGGGCAAAAACGTGAGCCTGCCGGTGGCCACCTGCGGCATCACCCACTCCATCAGCATTTTCGCCGACATGTGGCTGGACCCGGGCGATGTGGTGATCGCGCCTGAAATGATGTGGGGCAACTACAACATGATCTTAAACGTGAGAAAAAACGTCCGCCTGTCCCACTATGAGCTGTTTTCCCAAAACCGGGGCCTGAATCTGGAGGCGTTTGAAAACCAAATCAAAGCGGAGGCGTCCAAAAACAAAAAAATCACCGTTTTGCTCAATTTCCCCCAGAACCCCTCGGGATACACGGCCACAAAAGAGGAGGGGGAGGCCATCGTCCGGATTTTGACCCAGACCGCCGAAGCCGGGTCCCACGTGCTGGCTGTTTTCGACGACGCCTACTTCGGGCTGTTTTACGAGGACAGCGCCATGCGGGAGTCCCTGTTCGCCCGGCTGTGCGACGCCCATCCCCGGCTTCTGGCCGCCAAGCTGGACGGGGCCACCAAGGAAAACTATGTCTGGGGGCTTCGGGTGGGATTTGTCACCTACGGATGCCCGGCGGACGGAGACCCGGCCGCCTTTTACGAGGCCCTTGAGAAAAAGACCGCCGGGTGCGTGAGGGGAAACATCTCCAACGCCTCCCACCTGAGCCAGACCCTGGTTCTGAAATCCATGAACTCTGAGAGTTACGCGGCGGAAAAGCGGGAAAAATACGACACGCTGAAAAAACGGGCGATGAAGGTCAAAGAGGTCTTGAAAAACGAAAAATACGCCGACGCCTGGGAGCCTTACCCGTTCAACTCCGGGTACTTCATGTGCCTGAAGCTCAAAACCGTGGACGCCGAGACCCTTCGGGTTCATCTGCTGGACCAATACGGCGTGGGCCTGATCTCCATGGGAAAAACGGATTTGAGGGTCGCCTTTTCATGTCTGGATGAAAAAGACGTGACGGATCTTTTTGAAACCATATTCGCGGGAGTCAGGGACCTTGAATCCGGCTCGAAATAA